From Rhodococcus sp. B7740, one genomic window encodes:
- the istB gene encoding IS21-like element helper ATPase IstB, whose protein sequence is MTDQKAATNADRLPAPNTAAAASLYQRLRGHLAVLKLHDAAEALPSVLDQAAAEELSMTAALDRLLSIEVEATEARRLNGRLRFACLPTPASLEDFDYDAAAGVDRKLIEELATCRYLETATNVLLIGPPGVGKTHLSVGLARAAAHAGYRTYFTTAADLAARCHRAALEGRWATTMRFYAGPTLLVVDELGYLPLPGEAASALFQVVSQRYMKTSIVMTTNRGVGSWGEVLGDNTVAAAMLDRLLHRSVVLNLDGDSYRLRDHNARSEKLRKATTGTRQPLQ, encoded by the coding sequence ATGACCGACCAGAAAGCTGCCACGAACGCCGACCGGTTACCGGCCCCGAACACCGCCGCTGCAGCCAGCCTTTACCAACGCCTGCGGGGGCATCTCGCTGTCCTGAAACTTCACGACGCCGCCGAAGCGCTGCCGTCGGTCCTCGATCAAGCAGCCGCCGAAGAACTGTCGATGACCGCGGCGTTGGACCGGTTGCTCTCGATCGAGGTCGAGGCCACCGAAGCCCGCCGACTGAACGGCAGACTCCGATTCGCGTGCCTGCCGACACCGGCATCGCTCGAGGACTTCGACTACGACGCAGCCGCTGGTGTCGACAGGAAGTTGATCGAGGAGTTGGCGACCTGCCGATACTTGGAGACAGCGACGAATGTGCTGCTCATCGGCCCGCCCGGGGTCGGCAAAACGCATCTGTCGGTCGGGCTGGCGCGTGCCGCAGCTCATGCCGGCTATCGAACGTATTTCACCACCGCAGCTGATCTCGCTGCCCGCTGTCATCGAGCCGCTCTCGAAGGAAGGTGGGCTACGACGATGCGGTTCTACGCTGGACCGACACTTCTCGTCGTTGATGAACTCGGCTACCTACCGTTGCCCGGCGAGGCAGCGTCGGCGTTGTTTCAGGTTGTCTCGCAACGGTATATGAAGACGTCGATCGTGATGACCACCAACCGTGGCGTGGGATCGTGGGGTGAAGTGCTCGGTGACAACACCGTCGCAGCAGCCATGCTCGACCGGCTTCTGCATCGATCCGTCGTGCTCAACCTCGACGGTGATTCCTACCGTCTCCGAGACCACAACGCCAGATCGGAGAAGCTCCGCAAAGCCACCACAGGAACCCGCCAACCACTACAGTGA
- a CDS encoding Mu transposase domain-containing protein: MLTQEEDVEINALHKRGWKIADIARHTGRDRKTIRSYLNGTTTPGVRKRSAPDPFEVFLAYVTARLIDDPHLWVRTLCDELEDLGYLMSYQTLHRKIRELKLRPICQACLTATERPNAVIEHPPGEETQWDWVDLPNPPASWGWGSMAHLFVGTLACSGKWRGVLAPNMTQPHVVDGLDRICRGLGGISRVWRFDRMATVCHPESGRVTASFTGVAKHYGVSVAICPPRRGNRKGAVEKSNHTAAQRWWRNLSDDLSVEQAQASLDRFCSLRGDTRLRPTKDGKTSVATIATAEGLHPMPPSAYPAILSTHRVVSRQALVSYRGNRYSVPPELASAQVTVTHVLGTDVIDIVTTSGIAIARHRLAADGTGAMVRDHGHIYALEQAAMAGANTGRPHRRKERIPPGPDALAAAEKLRTTTSATYPDAADRSENDSHATESDTAGAIIYDLSIYERAAHGRNTLS; this comes from the coding sequence ATGCTTACACAGGAGGAAGATGTGGAAATCAACGCCTTGCACAAACGAGGCTGGAAGATCGCGGACATCGCGCGTCACACCGGCCGCGACCGCAAGACCATCAGGTCGTACCTGAACGGCACCACCACTCCCGGGGTGCGTAAACGCAGCGCACCGGACCCATTCGAGGTGTTCCTCGCCTACGTCACTGCACGTCTGATCGACGACCCACACCTGTGGGTCCGCACGCTCTGCGACGAACTCGAGGACCTCGGCTATCTGATGTCGTATCAAACGCTGCACCGCAAGATCCGCGAACTCAAACTCCGGCCGATCTGCCAAGCGTGCCTGACGGCCACCGAAAGACCCAACGCGGTCATCGAACACCCGCCAGGGGAAGAGACACAATGGGATTGGGTCGATCTACCCAACCCACCCGCCTCGTGGGGCTGGGGATCGATGGCCCACCTGTTCGTCGGAACTCTGGCGTGTTCGGGCAAATGGCGCGGCGTCCTCGCACCGAACATGACCCAACCACATGTCGTCGACGGACTCGACCGGATCTGCCGAGGCCTCGGCGGGATCAGCCGAGTCTGGCGGTTCGACCGAATGGCCACAGTCTGCCACCCCGAGTCCGGCCGGGTCACCGCCAGCTTCACCGGCGTCGCGAAACATTACGGTGTCTCCGTTGCGATCTGCCCACCGAGGCGCGGCAACCGCAAAGGTGCAGTGGAGAAGTCCAATCACACTGCAGCGCAGCGGTGGTGGCGAAATCTCTCCGACGATCTGAGCGTCGAGCAAGCCCAAGCGAGCCTCGATCGGTTCTGCAGTCTGCGCGGCGATACTCGCTTGCGGCCGACGAAGGACGGCAAAACTTCGGTAGCGACGATCGCCACCGCCGAAGGACTGCATCCGATGCCGCCGTCCGCGTATCCCGCGATCCTGTCCACTCATCGAGTCGTATCCCGGCAGGCGTTGGTGTCCTACCGCGGCAACCGCTACTCAGTGCCGCCCGAGCTCGCGTCCGCGCAGGTCACCGTCACCCACGTTCTCGGGACCGACGTCATCGACATCGTCACCACCTCGGGTATCGCCATCGCCCGGCACCGGCTGGCGGCCGATGGGACCGGGGCGATGGTCCGCGATCACGGCCACATCTACGCCCTCGAGCAAGCAGCGATGGCCGGCGCGAACACCGGACGTCCGCACCGCCGCAAGGAACGTATTCCGCCCGGACCGGACGCACTCGCCGCTGCAGAGAAGCTCCGAACAACAACCAGTGCAACATATCCCGACGCAGCGGACAGATCGGAAAACGACAGTCACGCAACCGAATCCGATACCGCAGGAGCGATTATCTACGACCTGTCGATCTATGAACGCGCCGCACACGGAAGGAACACCCTGTCATGA